The Cicer arietinum cultivar CDC Frontier isolate Library 1 chromosome 1, Cicar.CDCFrontier_v2.0, whole genome shotgun sequence genome contains the following window.
AGAATATAAAAGGTAGAAAAGATAAAGTTGAAAAAAACATCCAACTTTAGTGTACTGTTCACAATaatttgaaactcattatatagtgatggaagcaaactcacatatgttttctaaacaatgtgggactttagtatgtatagagttgaaactacaaaatatgatagtttagcaaagtgagatttcaaaaaaaatctttccaacgtgggacttgaatttaaaaacaaaagtttctttccacttaaatttactaaaattattcCTTTCCAACGTAGGACtttaacacatttttaaattcacactataacatatTTATATTCCAACATAAATTTTTCAACCTTCTTTGATAATAATGATCGTGatattagagtttttttttttttgctaattctttttattatgtaaagagttccaaataaaaaatattgaaataacaatattttgtcTTCTTTTCACTTcctaagattttatttttatgatctACCGCTATATTTTGTAGTTGATtttgaatattaaattttttacttaaaagaaaaaaaagctaATTTTCTGGAAGAAACAATTTTTTGACTCTTCGAAACGAAACTTTAATAAACATAACactagttttaaataaatatgactTGAAGTGTAATTTGAAAGAATGATAGCAGATTCttactataaaataaatgattgcAGATTCTTactataaaaagaaaatgattgTAGGATCTATTATTCTGAGAAATTAAATACTACCCAccgtattaaaaaaaaatgaaaaactatgtaACTCAAgtcgtttaattttttttaaaataaaagaaaatgaaaaaactaCCTAAATGCCCGCCGGGATTATTTAAATCCTAGGGTGAAATAAATGCAACAGAGCACGTAACGGCACCGACGACCACATGGAATAGAAGAGTAACCAAATAATGGCAGAaacgtaaataaataaaataaatgattaaacaaataaaaaaagacaCATTAAGCAACCCCAACCCATTTCGAAACCAAAACTGTTTTCTTTATAAAGGCTCATTTCCTCTGACACTCACCACTGCCACTCTTCTTCTCTTCATTCCCCATTTCTTCAACTTCTCATtattatttaaccataaccattAATTCAACATACACTTCtattctcttcttttttctgaACCCACATTATGGGTTCTGTTTCCACCTTTTTCTTCATTCTCCTTCCCCTCTTTTTATCATCCTCAATCAATGCATCCAAAAAAACTTACATAGTTCACATGAAGGACCACAATAAGCCTTCCGTGTACCAAACTCACCACGATTGGTACACCGCAAGTCTCCAATCACTTTCAATTAACACCGATTCTGAATCGTCCGATTCAGATTCAGATTCAGATTTTGATCCACTTCTCTATTCTTACACAACCGCTTATAACGGTTTCGCCGTTACACTTAACGACGAACAAGTCCAATCACTAACCCGATCCGACTCCGTTTTGGGCGTTTACGAAGACACCGTTTATCAACTTCACACTACACGAACTCCACAGTTTCTTGGACTCGAAACTGAAACGGGTTTATGGGAAGGACATAGAACACAGGAGTTAGATCAAGCTTCACATGATGTTATCGTAGGGGTGCTTGACACTGGAGTGTGGCCTGAATCTCTGAGTTTTAACGACGCTGGTTTGCCTGTAATTCCCACGCGCTGGCGTGGCGCGTGTGAAGATACGCCAGATTTTAACGCTTCTCTTTGTAACAGAAAACTTATCGGCGCTAGAAGCTTCTCTAAAGGTTTTCACATGTCCAATGGTTACGGAAAAACAAGCAACGAGGAGCCAATTTCGCCTCGTGATAGAGATGGACATGGGACCCACACGGCGAGTACCGCCGCGGGATCGCATGTTGCGAACGCGAGTTTTCTCGGTTACGCTACTGGAACTGCGAGAGGCATGGCTCCTCAGGCGCGTGTTGCGGCTTACAAAGTTTGTTGGACTGATGGTTGTTTCGCTTCCGATATTCTCGCCGGAATGGATCGTGCTATTCAAGACGGCGTCGACGTGCTCTCTCTGTCACTCGGCGGTGAATCTGTTCCTTATTTTCGCGACACCGTCGCGATCGGAGCTTTTGCGGCGGTTGAGCGTGGAATCTTCGTTTCATGCTCCGCCGGGAACAGTGGTCCTGCTAGAGCTTCAATTGCCAACGTGGCGCCGTGGATTATGACGGTTGGAGCCGGGACGCTGGACCGGGACTTTCCGGCTTACGTAACGCTGGGGAACAAAAAGCGGCTTTCGGGAGTTTCTCTTTATAGTGGAAAGGGAATGGGAAGCGAACCGGTTGGTTTGGTTTATTTTAAAGGTTCGAACCATTCAGCGAATATTTGCATGGCCGGTTCACTTGACCCGGCTTTGGTTCGTGGGAAAGTGGTTATATGCGATAGAGGAATTAGCGCGCGTGTGGAGAAAGGTAAAGTTGTGAGAGATGCCGGTGGAATTGGGATGATACTAGCGAACACGGCAGAGAGTGGGGAAGAGTTAGTTGCGGATAGTCACCTGCTACCGGCTGTGGCGGTTGGGAATACCATTGGGGATGAGATTAGAGAATATGGATCTTCTGATCGTAATCCAACGGCGGTGCTTAGTTTTGGTGGAACTATTTTGAACGTTAGACCTTCACCTATTGTGGCAGCTTTTAGTTCGAGGGGGCCCAATATGATAACTAAAGAGATTTTGAAACCGGATGTTATTGGGCCTGGTGTGAACATTTTGGCAGGGTGGTCTGATGCTGTTGGGCCCTCTGGCCTGGCTGGAGACAATCGTAAAACACAGTTCAACATCATGTCAGGTATTTTGTCTTACCTTTTTGGTAGGGAGTTTAtgaggtttttttttaattaatttatttttttaatttcaatttcgGAGCATATAACCATTTTAGTCATAATTGTCGGATTTTAGGAAAAATAAGGGGTTTGTTTAcatattagatatatttttctgcttatattttctaaaatatgttttattttaattttcaattactAATAAGGAGATGAAAAAAACATTTGTGATAAAGAGAAAATGAATACAAGTTAGgaagaatatatttttacaaataataaaaataatgttataacatttttaaaatttgtaaaattaatgatATGCGAAATATCTGATCTATATTATCTTATATGTATTAGTTgaagtgaaaatgaaaacagCAAACTTTGAAAGTAAACTGTCCCTTAGAGTCTAGGTCCGGTTACTTGtattatttgatatttctaTTTCCTAGAGAAGACATTATGACAGTTTTtgagaatttattttagaaatagatcaaatttattttttaatcgtGAAAATTTTTCAACACATTATTTTTAGTGTATCTGTAAATGCAGTTTTTCTAGTCAGCTTTTATCTTCTCTGTcacaattgaaaaagaaaatctatatcaaaatattattctagCCACTTACGTACAaagcaaaaattaaatacataaattgaaaatgttagaaagtaaaagtgaaaatatttttaaaggattttaagaaaatttattcttaattgttggttttaaattcaaattaaattgaCTACTCTTTTGTCAATAACAAGTAAGagtaaattcaaaatttaatttccaaTCAAAGCTATTCAAAATGTTGTTGGATTAAATTTTCAGGCACTTCAATGTCTTGTCCACACATAAGTGGGTTAGCTGCATTGTTGAAAGCAGCTCATCCAAATTGGAGTCCAAGTGCAATTAAATCAGCTCTTATGACAACAGCTTATACACACGACAATTCCAAGTCTCCACTTCGTGATGCTGCTGGTAAATCCTTTTCAACTCCATGGGCTCATGGTGCTGGCCATGTCAACCCACAAAAAGCGTTTTCACCAGGCCTTGTTTATGATGCCTCAACAAAAGATTACATTACCTTCTTGTGTTCCTTAAACTACAACCCTGAACAAATCCAACTCATTGTTAAGCGACCTGATGTCAATTGCACCAACAAATTCGCTAATCCCGGTCAATTGAATTACCCCTCTTTCTCGATTATGTTTTCCAGCAAGAGAGTTGTGAGATACACTCGTATCTTGACGAATGTTGGCGAAGCGGGTTCTGTTTATAATGTGGTGGTTGATGGGCCGTCTTGGGTCGACATAACGGTGAAGCCTTCAAGGCTTGTGTTTGAGAAAGTAGGGGATAGAAAAAGGTACACAGTTACCTTTGTGTCAAAGAAGGGTGTTGATACTTCTTCAGTTAGGAATGGATTTGGTAGCATTCTATGGAGCAATACACAGCACCAAGTTAGAAGCCCAATTGCTTTTGCTTGGACAGAGTTGTGAATGAGTTTgtgggtttgtattttatttaattcccGTTTTCAAGCTCAACAAGCCTTTGATTTTGGCAGGAGCAAAGAGAAGGTGCTTTGGTccaaaaaaaagagagaaagaagGTGCTTGAGACTTTGGTGACATCCACAACATAACATTATTAGTTGGAAGTTTAGATGGTTGTGCTTTCTTCGTTGTGTTTTTTAAATGTGGGAGAATGTTGGTAAACAAGTTGAGATTGAAAAAGGTAGGGAGGAGATGTTTTAATTTGGTTTAATTGTTGTGTGAATTGTGTACCAGCAAAACTAATGTTACAAAACAAGATTAAAAGTACTCTTGCTTCTCGGATATGAGCACAAAAATTCATGACTTAGGAGCTGGGCATCACATACATCATGCATGCTCCATTTGGaataaacacataaataaaataaacctaAGTTTTGAGATATAATTAAATCAAAGTTCTGCAAACACACATTTTGTTATAActtgaacaaaataaaataaataaaatgggcAACATCTTATTCACCAAGTCTCctttattttcaaaactaaacTTCAACTCTTTAAGATTGGGTCTAAAATGTTTCTCCTAGATTTTCATCATCCCTTCATTTACTCATCAAAGTTAGATGATGTGATATGTTGACTAAGTTGTGTCACGTCATTATCAAATGAGTGACATGTAATAAGGACGAAAAACAAAACTATCAGATTTACGAGAATCAAAATCACAAACACTATAAATTACATAGACCAAAAACATAAACTacataaaaaaactttaattttaatttctaatttcaacTATACTGCATATGCAAGTTTTTCATCAAATAATGGAGTTTTGGTTTATTGTCACTTTTTTATGctcttttatctaaataaatattaaatttaagcttttttttattaaataagttgttttctttaataaaatatcaatactaCTTGCAACGTAATTTGATGGTGAAGCTCAtactacatattttttttatagttcatcaataataatatctccaaaataaaaattctaaaaactaTAACATTCTTTATTAGTGAGACAATTAGTAGGGTCTTGATAGAATATTATAGTACTCGTCTTTCTATCCGATCATATTCtaggaaaaaaaatactaatatgcATTCTCTCCACTTTTTATGAAGGATTTGAAAATATACAATCAGGTTCTAGAACTAAACGGACAAAAGATATACTAAAGTTTCTATACAAAACCACTCTACTTTGACTTTGTAGAGCATTACACCAAAACAATACATCTTAAATATACTAAAGTAaagtgcaaaataaaaataaaaaaacatcaacCAACACAACTCAAACAACAGAGTTAGAAAATAATCACTATCTATTATCTAAAAAGCTTCCATGAAAATTATTCCTACTTCAACTTGACAATAAGTATGTGGTCAACATTTGACCTTACTTTATTATTCTTATCACTCATGAATATTGAAGAAAGCAATAAGAGCATCCTGTTACTCTCAAATCACAATATAGCATACCAAAGGTTATCATGTCACTCACAAAACCATTACATGTCACTGTTCACTTGATTGTATTTGTTGCACATCCATGGTACACTTCAAGGTTAAAGTCAAGAGGTACATATAACCC
Protein-coding sequences here:
- the LOC101515370 gene encoding subtilisin-like protease SBT1.8 yields the protein MGSVSTFFFILLPLFLSSSINASKKTYIVHMKDHNKPSVYQTHHDWYTASLQSLSINTDSESSDSDSDSDFDPLLYSYTTAYNGFAVTLNDEQVQSLTRSDSVLGVYEDTVYQLHTTRTPQFLGLETETGLWEGHRTQELDQASHDVIVGVLDTGVWPESLSFNDAGLPVIPTRWRGACEDTPDFNASLCNRKLIGARSFSKGFHMSNGYGKTSNEEPISPRDRDGHGTHTASTAAGSHVANASFLGYATGTARGMAPQARVAAYKVCWTDGCFASDILAGMDRAIQDGVDVLSLSLGGESVPYFRDTVAIGAFAAVERGIFVSCSAGNSGPARASIANVAPWIMTVGAGTLDRDFPAYVTLGNKKRLSGVSLYSGKGMGSEPVGLVYFKGSNHSANICMAGSLDPALVRGKVVICDRGISARVEKGKVVRDAGGIGMILANTAESGEELVADSHLLPAVAVGNTIGDEIREYGSSDRNPTAVLSFGGTILNVRPSPIVAAFSSRGPNMITKEILKPDVIGPGVNILAGWSDAVGPSGLAGDNRKTQFNIMSGTSMSCPHISGLAALLKAAHPNWSPSAIKSALMTTAYTHDNSKSPLRDAAGKSFSTPWAHGAGHVNPQKAFSPGLVYDASTKDYITFLCSLNYNPEQIQLIVKRPDVNCTNKFANPGQLNYPSFSIMFSSKRVVRYTRILTNVGEAGSVYNVVVDGPSWVDITVKPSRLVFEKVGDRKRYTVTFVSKKGVDTSSVRNGFGSILWSNTQHQVRSPIAFAWTEL